A window of Haliscomenobacter hydrossis DSM 1100 contains these coding sequences:
- a CDS encoding DNA-directed RNA polymerase subunit omega — protein sequence MSDIKTKVQGLDPNVRARNMDAIARKSANVYESLAIITKRARQLSVDLKHELHNKLEEFAVNSDTIEEISENKEQIEISKFYERLPNPAIIATEEFLNNEIAFRYVERKKRPQE from the coding sequence ATGTCCGATATCAAAACCAAAGTGCAGGGTCTGGATCCTAACGTGCGTGCGCGCAACATGGACGCAATAGCCCGCAAATCGGCTAATGTATACGAATCCCTGGCGATCATCACCAAACGTGCTCGTCAATTGAGTGTAGACCTCAAGCACGAATTGCACAACAAACTGGAAGAGTTTGCGGTAAATTCTGATACCATCGAGGAAATCAGCGAAAACAAGGAGCAAATCGAAATCTCCAAGTTTTATGAGCGTTTGCCCAACCCCGCCATCATTGCTACGGAGGAATTCCTGAACAATGAAATTGCTTTCCGTTATGTAGAGCGGAAAAAACGCCCTCAAGAATGA
- the rpsI gene encoding 30S ribosomal protein S9 produces the protein MTTEQINATGRRKASVARIYLKKGEGKIEVNGRDYKEYFPQTHVQIAVMAPLQEVAVVNLYDIKVNVNGGGFKGQAEAVRMAISRALIQLNEDFRKPLKDRKFLTRDAREVERKKYGKPKARKSFQFSKR, from the coding sequence ATGACGACTGAACAAATTAATGCCACCGGGAGGAGAAAAGCATCTGTAGCCCGGATTTATCTTAAAAAAGGCGAAGGCAAGATTGAGGTAAATGGCCGTGACTACAAGGAATACTTCCCACAAACGCACGTACAAATTGCGGTTATGGCTCCGTTGCAAGAAGTAGCGGTAGTTAACCTGTACGACATCAAAGTTAACGTTAATGGCGGCGGCTTTAAAGGCCAGGCTGAAGCAGTGCGCATGGCCATTTCCCGTGCCCTGATCCAGTTGAACGAAGACTTCCGCAAGCCATTGAAAGACCGTAAGTTCCTTACTCGCGATGCCCGCGAAGTGGAACGCAAGAAATACGGTAAGCCAAAGGCGCGCAAGAGCTTCCAGTTCTCCAAGCGTTAA
- a CDS encoding ligase-associated DNA damage response exonuclease, whose product MALLEFTDRGIYCAQADVYIDPWKPVKRALITHGHGDHARPGHDYYLCTRSARPVIRHRLGPINIETVDYGESRLINGVRFSFHPAGHIVGSAQIRVEYQGEIWVASGDYKLENDGLAEAFESIPCHTFITECTFGLPLYKWQPQAQVFTDINAWWIQNQSEGKITVLTGYALGKAQRIMQGLNPDIGPIFTHGAVENVNEVLRAQGIPLPKSSRLAQNTKKNQIAGGIIIAPPSAVDAPWVRRFTPSSLGIASGWMAIRDAYLQRKADRGFILSDHADWDELNRAIAATGAENIIATHGYTEQFSKWLTEQGYNAQAVKTEFEGEVFDEEKDKND is encoded by the coding sequence GTGGCCCTGCTCGAATTTACCGATCGTGGAATCTATTGTGCCCAGGCCGACGTTTACATCGACCCATGGAAACCCGTCAAACGTGCTTTAATCACCCATGGGCACGGCGACCACGCTCGCCCAGGACACGATTATTATTTGTGTACCCGCAGCGCTCGACCCGTCATTCGCCATCGTTTAGGCCCCATCAACATTGAAACTGTAGACTACGGTGAATCCCGCCTGATCAACGGGGTGCGCTTTTCCTTCCATCCCGCCGGACACATCGTCGGCTCGGCCCAAATTCGGGTAGAATACCAGGGCGAAATCTGGGTGGCTTCCGGCGATTACAAACTCGAAAACGACGGACTGGCTGAAGCTTTCGAATCCATTCCTTGCCATACTTTTATCACGGAATGCACTTTTGGCTTGCCCCTGTACAAATGGCAACCCCAGGCACAGGTTTTTACCGACATCAATGCCTGGTGGATTCAAAACCAGTCGGAAGGAAAAATCACGGTACTAACTGGTTATGCCCTTGGCAAAGCCCAGCGCATCATGCAGGGATTGAACCCTGATATAGGTCCCATCTTTACCCACGGGGCGGTAGAAAACGTCAATGAAGTATTGCGTGCCCAAGGCATACCCCTGCCCAAATCAAGTCGCCTGGCGCAAAACACCAAAAAAAATCAAATTGCCGGAGGCATCATCATTGCGCCACCTTCAGCTGTGGATGCACCCTGGGTGCGGCGTTTTACCCCTTCATCGTTGGGCATTGCCTCGGGTTGGATGGCCATTAGAGATGCATACCTCCAGCGCAAGGCCGATCGGGGCTTCATCCTCAGCGACCACGCCGATTGGGACGAATTGAATCGGGCGATTGCCGCTACAGGCGCTGAAAATATCATCGCCACGCATGGGTACACGGAGCAATTTAGCAAGTGGTTGACAGAGCAGGGGTACAATGCGCAGGCGGTGAAGACGGAGTTTGAGGGGGAGGTGTTTGATGAAGAAAAAGATAAGAATGATTAG
- the rplM gene encoding 50S ribosomal protein L13 has protein sequence MDTLSYRTVHAKKENLERKWYVIDAEGEVTAGRLFSQVAHILRGKNKPNFTPHVDTGDYVIILNAGKVRFTGNKINQKEYQTYSGFQGGQKRMVAKDLLSRKPIYVVERGIKGMLPKNRLGRAMVKKLFVYEGAEHPHQAQQPIELTFKK, from the coding sequence GTGGATACGTTAAGTTATAGAACGGTTCATGCGAAGAAAGAAAACTTGGAGCGCAAGTGGTATGTAATCGACGCGGAAGGCGAAGTTACAGCGGGCCGTTTGTTCTCTCAGGTTGCCCATATTTTGCGTGGCAAGAACAAACCGAATTTCACCCCTCACGTTGATACGGGTGATTATGTGATCATCTTGAATGCAGGTAAAGTGCGCTTTACTGGCAACAAGATCAACCAAAAAGAGTACCAAACTTACTCTGGTTTCCAGGGTGGTCAGAAGCGCATGGTGGCTAAAGACCTCTTGTCTCGCAAACCCATCTATGTGGTAGAGCGTGGCATCAAGGGTATGCTGCCGAAGAACCGCTTGGGTCGTGCCATGGTGAAAAAATTGTTCGTGTACGAAGGTGCCGAGCATCCACATCAGGCGCAACAACCGATTGAGCTGACTTTCAAGAAGTAA
- a CDS encoding S8 family peptidase, which translates to MATINFGLKKQVSQEELQSIVDTAVKTRDRSDTGTLKRVLNEEQAVEEYLDKQKITDRGDKPNEELFLDAYNAMEKEEKKLYEIWQLELSEDTINAQDGGTEKILETLKRNPDVEFAELNQTYRLSWTPNEPQFSSLYGLKKVECEKAWNISKGKGVIVAVVDSGINAKHVDVSRNLARKNSNRDIIGYNFVDNNNDLSDTFGHGTHVAGIIAAVGNNSQGVIGVAPEAKIMPVKAFSGRTSNSNILANAIKFAVDHGAQVINNSWAYDERIPSDTTLLQAINYALQKGVVCVFAAGNKNENVRNYWIALHPELIVVASTDQNDGKAPGSNWGNEITVAAPGFEILSLQIGANNGVVTQSGTSMAAAHVSGAIALYLAKHGKTPVGSIKNHLKSKADYIATSVPLGSGRLNCFNLIR; encoded by the coding sequence ATGGCTACCATCAATTTTGGACTAAAAAAGCAAGTGTCACAAGAGGAACTCCAAAGCATTGTGGACACTGCGGTCAAAACCCGCGATCGATCTGATACAGGAACACTCAAAAGAGTGCTCAATGAAGAACAGGCAGTAGAAGAATACCTCGACAAGCAAAAGATTACTGATCGAGGGGATAAACCAAACGAAGAGCTTTTTCTGGATGCTTACAATGCGATGGAAAAAGAGGAGAAAAAGCTCTACGAAATATGGCAACTGGAACTTTCGGAGGATACAATAAATGCTCAAGATGGAGGGACTGAAAAAATCCTGGAAACTTTGAAGCGCAATCCTGATGTAGAATTTGCCGAACTGAACCAGACCTACCGCCTCAGTTGGACACCCAACGAACCTCAATTCAGTAGTTTGTATGGGCTAAAAAAGGTTGAATGTGAAAAAGCCTGGAATATTTCCAAAGGTAAAGGGGTAATCGTAGCGGTTGTTGATTCAGGTATCAACGCCAAGCACGTGGATGTATCGCGCAATCTCGCCCGCAAAAATAGCAACCGCGACATCATTGGCTATAATTTTGTAGACAACAATAATGACCTAAGTGATACTTTTGGACACGGGACCCATGTTGCTGGGATCATTGCCGCAGTTGGAAACAATAGCCAGGGCGTAATTGGCGTTGCGCCCGAGGCCAAAATAATGCCAGTGAAGGCTTTTTCTGGCCGTACGTCAAACTCCAATATCCTTGCCAACGCCATCAAATTCGCTGTAGATCATGGCGCACAGGTCATCAACAACAGCTGGGCCTACGATGAACGTATTCCTAGCGACACTACCCTGCTACAAGCCATTAATTATGCTTTGCAAAAAGGTGTGGTTTGTGTATTTGCAGCTGGAAATAAAAATGAAAATGTCCGCAACTACTGGATTGCCTTGCACCCCGAACTCATCGTTGTGGCTTCTACGGATCAAAATGACGGCAAAGCCCCAGGTTCTAATTGGGGGAATGAGATCACGGTTGCTGCTCCTGGATTTGAGATTCTATCGCTACAAATTGGTGCAAACAATGGTGTAGTCACTCAAAGTGGAACTTCAATGGCCGCCGCCCACGTATCCGGAGCTATTGCACTATATCTTGCTAAACATGGAAAAACGCCCGTTGGCAGTATTAAAAATCACCTTAAATCTAAAGCTGACTATATTGCAACTTCAGTTCCATTGGGTAGTGGTCGCTTGAATTGTTTTAACCTGATTAGGTGA
- a CDS encoding outer membrane protein assembly factor BamD — MEKKTTILPFLVLSLMSFLLLNGCKSEFEQIRTSGDVKNIYAKALEYYQAEEWQKSQTLLEMIIPNVRGTKEAEDVFFKYAYTFYNLQSYTSASYHFKTFANTYGASPLREESEFMSAYAQYQESPTFRLDQGNTGQAIEEFEFFVNSYPDSKRVAECNKLIDQLRSKLETKAFEEGKLYFNLRYYQSAVSSFENLLKDFPETKNAEEVRLMILRSYYDLAVNSILDKREERFKECRRLAAEFLERYPKSVSLREVQSIQDNSNKQLKLLTNVRYQNQSAGSGS; from the coding sequence ATGGAGAAGAAAACCACCATTTTACCTTTTTTGGTCTTGAGTTTGATGAGCTTTTTGCTGTTGAATGGCTGCAAAAGTGAATTTGAACAGATTCGTACCAGTGGCGATGTAAAAAATATTTACGCCAAAGCCCTGGAATATTACCAGGCGGAAGAGTGGCAAAAGTCTCAAACCCTCTTGGAAATGATCATCCCCAACGTAAGGGGAACAAAGGAGGCCGAGGATGTGTTCTTCAAGTATGCTTATACGTTCTACAATTTACAGAGCTATACGTCTGCTTCTTATCACTTCAAAACCTTTGCCAACACCTATGGTGCCAGCCCCTTGCGGGAGGAATCAGAATTCATGTCTGCTTACGCCCAATACCAGGAGTCGCCTACTTTTCGTTTGGATCAGGGCAATACTGGTCAGGCCATCGAGGAGTTCGAATTTTTTGTCAATTCCTATCCTGATAGCAAGCGGGTGGCGGAATGCAATAAATTGATTGATCAATTGCGGTCAAAACTAGAAACCAAGGCTTTTGAGGAAGGAAAACTGTACTTCAATTTGCGGTACTACCAATCGGCAGTTAGTTCATTCGAAAACCTGCTGAAAGATTTTCCTGAAACCAAAAACGCCGAAGAAGTGCGTTTAATGATCCTGCGTTCGTACTATGACCTAGCGGTCAATAGCATCCTGGACAAAAGGGAGGAACGTTTCAAAGAATGCCGCCGTTTGGCCGCAGAGTTTTTGGAGCGCTACCCCAAATCGGTCAGCTTGCGTGAAGTACAAAGCATTCAGGACAATTCCAATAAACAGTTAAAATTGTTGACCAATGTCCGATATCAAAACCAAAGTGCAGGGTCTGGATCCTAA
- the rpsB gene encoding 30S ribosomal protein S2, translating to MDKPTYKELLDAGVHFGHLKKKWNPKMSPYIFMERKGIHIIDLNRTLDALDRAANAMRQMAKSGKKIMFVATKKQARDIVSEAAKTVGMPFIADRWLGGMMTNFATIRRSVKKMQNIDRMLADGTLTSVTKKERLTLTRERDKLDKVLGGIANLNRLPAAIFVVDISHEHIAIAEAHKLGIRTFGIVDTNSDPNQVDYAIPGNDDASKSVKIITDYMVEAIRQGLEERKAVKAEKEAVR from the coding sequence ATGGACAAGCCTACTTATAAGGAACTTTTGGATGCCGGCGTTCACTTCGGCCACCTCAAGAAAAAGTGGAACCCCAAAATGTCTCCATACATCTTCATGGAGCGCAAAGGTATCCACATCATTGATTTGAACCGTACCCTTGATGCACTGGATCGTGCAGCCAACGCCATGCGTCAAATGGCCAAGAGCGGTAAAAAAATCATGTTTGTTGCCACCAAAAAACAAGCTCGCGATATCGTATCTGAAGCAGCAAAAACGGTAGGAATGCCCTTCATCGCCGACCGTTGGTTGGGGGGTATGATGACCAACTTTGCAACCATTCGCCGTTCGGTGAAGAAAATGCAAAACATCGACCGCATGCTGGCGGATGGTACATTGACCAGTGTGACCAAAAAAGAACGTTTGACGCTAACCCGCGAACGGGACAAACTGGACAAAGTATTGGGTGGTATTGCCAACCTGAATCGTTTGCCTGCGGCCATTTTTGTGGTTGACATCTCTCACGAACACATTGCCATCGCAGAAGCGCATAAACTGGGTATCCGTACTTTCGGTATCGTAGACACCAACTCTGACCCAAATCAGGTTGACTACGCCATCCCTGGTAACGACGATGCTTCTAAATCCGTAAAAATCATCACTGATTATATGGTAGAAGCCATCCGCCAAGGTTTGGAAGAACGCAAAGCGGTTAAAGCTGAAAAGGAAGCGGTACGCTAG
- a CDS encoding RNA polymerase sigma factor, translating to MEQDDLIRMLDSGDDEQFNRALEIIIVENIGPFFSNAKKRGEVNHEDINDVFQETMIVFSRKMKNGGTKILTSTISAYIAGIGANKWLEFFRKREACKEFSDLFDLAEEDSDEPDDEKLVLIQQLSNNLHDLSPVCQKLLKLYYWEDLSCLEILEIMPDLRNEGNCRQRKFACIEKLRKLMGL from the coding sequence ATGGAGCAAGATGACCTCATTCGAATGCTGGATTCTGGTGACGACGAGCAATTTAATAGAGCTTTGGAGATTATTATAGTGGAAAACATTGGGCCTTTCTTCTCAAATGCGAAAAAAAGGGGAGAGGTTAATCATGAGGACATTAATGATGTATTTCAGGAAACCATGATTGTGTTCTCTCGAAAGATGAAAAATGGGGGAACTAAAATACTGACCTCAACCATCAGTGCCTATATTGCTGGTATTGGTGCTAATAAATGGTTAGAGTTTTTTCGAAAAAGAGAAGCATGCAAGGAATTTTCAGATTTGTTTGATCTTGCAGAAGAAGATAGTGATGAGCCAGATGATGAAAAATTGGTCTTGATCCAACAATTATCAAATAACCTTCATGACTTATCACCAGTGTGTCAAAAATTGCTGAAACTATATTATTGGGAAGATTTAAGCTGTTTAGAAATATTAGAAATAATGCCAGACTTACGTAACGAAGGCAACTGTCGGCAACGAAAATTTGCCTGCATCGAAAAGCTGAGGAAATTAATGGGACTTTAA
- the coaBC gene encoding bifunctional phosphopantothenoylcysteine decarboxylase/phosphopantothenate--cysteine ligase CoaBC, with protein sequence MQGKKIILGISGSIAAYKSAILTRLLIKAGAEVQILMTPSAQSFITPLTLSTLSKRPVFSEVSSESGWNNHVELGLWADVMVIAPVTATTLAKLANGICDNILVAAYLSARCPVFFAPAMDLDMWHHPASRNNVQRLQGYGNHLIPVGVGELASGLSGEGRMAEPEEIVAYLEQFFTQSQDLKGKKILLTAGPTYEPIDPVRFIGNRSSGKMGIALADAAARRGAEVTLVLGPSKLSPQEKNVRVINVETAREMHEAALLHYPQFDAAILAAAVADYRPKTVATEKIKKKGEELQLDLVKNPDIAADLGQMKKPGQFLIGFALETNDEEQHAQGKLERKNFDFIVLNSLRDSGAGFNHDTNKISILFRDNKKRDFELKSKHAVAEDILQAMIDLFKV encoded by the coding sequence ATGCAAGGCAAAAAAATCATCCTCGGCATCTCCGGCAGTATTGCTGCTTACAAATCGGCGATACTCACCCGCCTTCTCATCAAAGCTGGAGCAGAGGTACAAATTCTGATGACGCCTTCGGCGCAGTCCTTTATCACGCCACTTACCCTTTCTACCCTTTCCAAGCGGCCAGTTTTCAGTGAAGTGAGTTCGGAATCGGGCTGGAACAACCACGTTGAGCTAGGCTTATGGGCCGATGTTATGGTGATTGCTCCTGTAACCGCAACTACGCTCGCCAAGCTGGCCAACGGCATTTGTGACAATATTCTGGTGGCCGCCTACCTTTCGGCGCGCTGCCCGGTATTTTTTGCGCCAGCGATGGATCTCGATATGTGGCACCATCCGGCCAGCCGCAACAATGTGCAACGTTTGCAAGGATATGGCAATCATTTGATCCCCGTGGGCGTAGGCGAACTGGCCAGTGGGCTTTCCGGTGAAGGGCGTATGGCCGAACCCGAAGAAATTGTGGCCTACCTGGAGCAATTTTTCACCCAAAGTCAAGACCTCAAGGGTAAAAAAATCCTGCTCACCGCTGGCCCCACTTACGAACCCATCGATCCAGTGCGCTTTATCGGCAATCGCTCATCGGGCAAAATGGGCATAGCGCTGGCCGATGCCGCCGCACGCCGTGGAGCTGAAGTGACGCTTGTACTCGGTCCCTCAAAACTAAGCCCGCAAGAAAAAAATGTACGGGTCATCAACGTAGAAACGGCTCGTGAAATGCATGAGGCAGCTTTGCTGCACTATCCCCAGTTTGATGCGGCCATTTTGGCTGCTGCGGTAGCTGATTACCGCCCCAAAACAGTCGCCACCGAAAAGATCAAGAAAAAAGGGGAGGAGTTGCAGCTCGATTTGGTCAAAAACCCGGACATCGCTGCGGATTTGGGTCAAATGAAGAAACCGGGGCAGTTCTTGATCGGGTTTGCCCTGGAAACCAACGATGAAGAACAACACGCCCAGGGCAAACTGGAAAGAAAGAACTTCGACTTCATCGTATTGAATTCCCTGCGCGATTCGGGTGCCGGTTTTAACCACGATACCAATAAAATCAGTATCCTTTTCAGGGACAATAAGAAACGCGATTTTGAGTTAAAGTCAAAACATGCCGTAGCGGAGGACATTCTCCAGGCAATGATCGATTTGTTCAAGGTTTAA
- a CDS encoding CHAT domain-containing protein — MIKDHAHTSELNASFQEAFSLRYKRDYPAAARAFETGLKDNTIGQSTQIDVLNQLGFIYLEMSDTTAAIPLLDKLAKLESDFNSFQRADYWYNLGVLNLQRIKPDEAKKNLEDALRMYEAKYPRGHLRIALTNTKLALHQVDFGLKAPEVNNSIRTAFSSFYFANDQDSTLFPYAEEVNYLMAQYYRMVPRDYGAGLNHCQLVEKLIARAPWKDTALLARSLGVKGLFLKKKGRYHEADSTIKKGLQLLQKQGKNSIFIQEMYRFLMANAAGRANVDTETKAQGEKLYFFYLTEFRAHQKSTNQSEIYIQTDELYAYYCFYRLDEKKQDCLEATELFLKKIKRDMPIYRYYNEEAYNFLTSLEIKNKNYDKALTHQLTSFKTEIDAVKAGKINNWSDAIKPANANLRVNPFFAFSGAGKIYLAKFNKENKVEDLAFALKLFEIADDMMSLGLTMNEEGVLSYHQEMGDDIYTVALEAAHLAYTLSDRHPDVLVKEKILDLAFRFIERQKSYILFREDLFFDPNTQYFISKIKEVATDITTLREDSTNMNSILSLVKANFEYDRLLNKLFKRSIENFKQKIPKVTEIRSRLKKDEVLVQYKVFKDQVYVLSIGKKQVYFDTVGHIAKLQKYVAQFEKLVSSENQHQFNYAGLDSARVVYDLLIKPIEKTFPSKNAVLIVIPDRFLTDLPFDALPIQLDTTVKDWRNVKYLLLKHYVVYAPSWKIWQQNRYARVSSSAYRAAFFSYTTKEGQIPALALEGAKAEKDALADFAQVKVFKNGTCTAAKFRQCAYRFKILHFCLHGESNPLKLDANQIFFQINNDQKIDPLSGSQISNLDLRGKWAIISACETGIGQTNSEGTYSLSRAFLQAGCAFTISSLWEINDKSTTDILVNFYKQLEPNDCPWIELAKAKRQFVEMHNYPPYNWSGLIPTI, encoded by the coding sequence TTGATCAAAGACCATGCTCATACGTCAGAGCTTAACGCTTCATTTCAAGAAGCATTCTCTCTAAGGTACAAACGCGATTACCCTGCGGCGGCGCGCGCATTTGAAACCGGGTTGAAAGACAACACCATTGGGCAAAGCACTCAAATTGATGTCCTGAATCAGTTGGGATTCATTTATTTGGAGATGAGTGATACCACTGCCGCCATACCGCTGTTGGATAAACTAGCCAAGCTTGAGTCAGATTTTAATTCGTTTCAACGGGCGGATTATTGGTACAATCTAGGCGTGTTGAATTTGCAGCGGATCAAACCGGATGAAGCTAAAAAAAACCTGGAGGATGCCTTGCGTATGTATGAAGCCAAATACCCCAGAGGGCATCTGCGCATTGCCTTAACCAACACCAAGTTGGCACTGCATCAAGTCGATTTTGGGCTCAAAGCACCGGAAGTGAACAATAGCATCAGAACTGCCTTCAGCAGCTTTTATTTTGCCAACGACCAGGACTCTACGCTATTTCCTTATGCAGAAGAAGTCAATTATCTCATGGCACAATATTATCGGATGGTGCCCAGAGATTATGGTGCAGGCCTCAACCATTGCCAATTAGTTGAAAAGTTAATAGCACGGGCTCCTTGGAAAGATACCGCATTATTGGCTAGAAGCCTGGGGGTAAAAGGCTTGTTTTTAAAGAAAAAAGGTAGGTATCATGAGGCAGACTCTACGATTAAAAAAGGGCTTCAACTTTTACAAAAGCAAGGAAAAAACTCAATTTTTATTCAGGAAATGTACCGTTTTTTGATGGCCAATGCAGCGGGAAGGGCTAATGTTGATACAGAGACAAAAGCTCAAGGCGAAAAATTATACTTTTTTTATTTGACCGAATTCCGAGCTCATCAAAAAAGTACCAACCAATCTGAGATTTATATTCAAACCGATGAATTGTATGCTTATTACTGCTTTTATCGGCTTGATGAAAAGAAGCAGGATTGTTTAGAGGCAACGGAGTTGTTCCTTAAAAAGATTAAGCGGGATATGCCTATTTACCGCTACTACAATGAAGAGGCCTACAACTTTTTGACCTCTCTTGAAATTAAAAACAAAAATTATGACAAGGCCCTAACACATCAGCTAACTTCTTTCAAAACCGAAATTGATGCTGTAAAGGCGGGTAAAATAAACAATTGGTCTGATGCCATCAAACCCGCGAATGCAAATCTCAGGGTAAATCCTTTTTTCGCGTTTAGCGGAGCTGGTAAGATTTATTTGGCAAAATTCAATAAAGAAAATAAGGTCGAGGACCTGGCATTTGCGCTAAAACTCTTTGAGATTGCCGATGACATGATGAGTTTAGGGCTAACCATGAATGAAGAAGGTGTGCTATCTTACCATCAGGAAATGGGAGATGATATCTACACAGTAGCCCTTGAGGCCGCTCATCTTGCCTATACCCTTTCCGATCGCCATCCAGATGTATTGGTTAAAGAAAAAATCTTAGACTTAGCATTCCGTTTTATCGAGCGCCAAAAATCTTATATTCTTTTTAGAGAAGACCTATTCTTTGACCCTAACACCCAATATTTCATTAGTAAAATAAAAGAAGTAGCAACTGACATAACTACACTACGGGAAGACAGCACAAATATGAATAGTATACTGAGCTTGGTTAAAGCCAATTTTGAATATGATAGGCTCTTGAATAAACTTTTTAAGCGTTCAATTGAAAATTTCAAGCAGAAAATTCCAAAAGTTACCGAGATTCGTTCTCGATTAAAAAAAGATGAAGTACTGGTACAATATAAAGTGTTTAAAGACCAGGTCTACGTGCTAAGCATTGGCAAAAAGCAAGTTTATTTTGACACGGTAGGCCACATTGCAAAACTTCAAAAGTATGTCGCTCAATTCGAAAAATTGGTTAGTTCAGAAAATCAACACCAGTTTAATTACGCTGGATTAGATAGTGCAAGAGTCGTTTATGACCTGCTAATCAAGCCAATTGAAAAGACTTTTCCGTCGAAGAATGCAGTGCTGATCGTCATACCTGATCGTTTTTTGACGGACTTACCTTTTGATGCTCTGCCCATTCAATTGGATACAACTGTCAAAGACTGGCGCAATGTCAAGTATTTACTCCTAAAGCATTATGTTGTTTATGCTCCCTCCTGGAAAATATGGCAACAAAATCGATATGCCCGTGTTTCCAGTTCTGCGTACCGCGCAGCGTTTTTTTCATATACTACAAAAGAAGGTCAAATTCCTGCATTGGCATTAGAGGGGGCAAAAGCTGAGAAGGATGCATTGGCTGATTTTGCACAGGTCAAAGTATTTAAGAACGGAACTTGTACGGCTGCAAAATTCCGTCAATGTGCATATCGATTTAAAATATTGCACTTTTGCTTGCATGGCGAGAGCAATCCTTTAAAGTTAGATGCGAATCAAATTTTCTTCCAGATCAATAATGACCAAAAAATTGACCCGTTGAGTGGGAGCCAAATCTCCAACTTAGATCTAAGAGGTAAGTGGGCAATCATTTCTGCTTGTGAAACGGGCATCGGACAGACCAATTCCGAGGGAACCTACTCATTATCCCGAGCATTTTTACAAGCAGGTTGCGCCTTTACCATCTCGTCATTGTGGGAAATAAACGATAAATCTACCACTGACATTTTGGTTAATTTTTATAAGCAATTAGAACCCAATGATTGTCCATGGATTGAATTGGCAAAAGCCAAACGCCAATTTGTCGAAATGCACAATTATCCCCCCTACAATTGGTCAGGATTAATCCCCACTATATAA
- a CDS encoding DUF4835 family protein, translated as MRKFFILIILLVSGLSVLSAQELNFTVKVNIQRLLTADPAVFNGLEQSLKEFVNSSKWTEDEFRPEERIKGNILLTINGEATDKSQKTIPNVYTAELAIQASRPIFGSSKETTLFNFIDREITFKYEQFQPLQFSKTLFNDNLSQVVAFYIHIILGMDYDSFALNGGSDHFQAAQNIVNVAQSAAAVQGRGWSSIEGNNRNRFWIVENWLSPRMKPMRELQYVYHRLGLDQMSQDPAKGRSIISKTLENARKSFDTYPNTILMQLFLSAKSKEIMEIFRMGTPDEKDRVADVMSRIDPTNANNYRQLRQ; from the coding sequence ATGCGAAAGTTTTTTATCCTCATCATCTTGCTGGTTTCCGGGCTATCTGTGCTCTCTGCTCAAGAACTCAATTTTACGGTTAAAGTCAACATTCAACGTTTGCTTACCGCTGATCCAGCTGTATTCAATGGCCTGGAACAATCGCTCAAAGAATTTGTCAACAGCAGCAAGTGGACGGAAGACGAGTTTCGCCCTGAAGAGCGCATCAAAGGCAATATCCTGCTGACCATCAATGGAGAGGCAACCGATAAAAGCCAAAAAACCATCCCCAACGTTTACACGGCGGAATTGGCCATTCAGGCGTCTCGTCCGATTTTCGGCAGCAGTAAGGAAACAACCTTGTTCAACTTTATTGACCGCGAAATCACTTTTAAATACGAGCAGTTTCAACCCCTCCAGTTCAGCAAAACCCTTTTTAACGATAACCTCTCGCAGGTCGTGGCTTTTTACATCCACATCATTTTGGGCATGGATTACGATTCTTTTGCCTTGAATGGTGGGTCTGACCATTTTCAGGCAGCCCAAAACATCGTCAACGTTGCCCAAAGTGCCGCAGCAGTACAAGGCCGCGGCTGGAGCTCCATCGAAGGCAACAACCGCAACCGCTTCTGGATCGTTGAAAACTGGCTGTCCCCAAGAATGAAACCCATGCGTGAACTCCAATACGTGTATCACCGTTTGGGGTTGGACCAAATGTCGCAAGACCCGGCCAAAGGGCGTTCGATCATCTCCAAGACCCTCGAAAACGCCCGCAAGTCCTTTGATACCTACCCGAATACCATTCTAATGCAATTGTTTCTTTCGGCAAAATCGAAGGAAATTATGGAGATTTTCCGCATGGGTACGCCCGATGAAAAAGACCGGGTGGCCGACGTGATGTCGCGGATTGACCCTACCAACGCCAACAATTATCGGCAATTGCGGCAATAG